The segment TGTCGGAAAATTCTTGATAACTGAATGGATTCAGAATCTCCACCGCTTCAATCGGTCGCTCAAAATCCAAGATCGCATTGAGCAATCCAATCAACGCGATGTCGTTCTCCGGAGATCCAAAGATTTTTTTGAAGGCAAAGTCAACGGTGGGCTTAATTCTTAGAGGCATCCGTTACCGTGGGGCTAAAACAAAGAGCTGAGTATAACAGAGTTTCGTTGGGTTGGTGGCTATCACGATCCGTCTTCTCGGCTCCGCTGCCGGACGCCCGGTCTCCGCTCGGGCACTCCGCTGCGGACTCCATGCTCGCCGCTACAACCCGGCTACGGACGACACCGCTCGTTCCTCGCTTCGTGTCGTCCTCCGCCGGGCAACCTCCTGTTGCCGCATCTTCCATCATCGGCGGACATCCTATCCGCTTGCTTTCGGCGAATCGTGTCTACGAAGCTGCACGGAAGAACTCTCACTTCGCTTACGCTCGTCCGCTATTCGCTTGCGTTCAAGTTCGCCTATCGGCTCGAAGCGTGCGCGGACTCGGCATCGTGCCGAAAGCCATGGCGGGCATCCTGCCCACCAACGAAAAACGGCAGCCTTTCGGCTACCGTTCGGGTGTCGCTTCGCTCCAGTGCAAGCGGTGGAACACTCATCAAAGAGACCTGACCCATTTGATTTCTTCATTTGATTTCTTTCAAGCCTGACCCCCGCGAAGCGTTACCTTACACTGCTTAAACTTATTCGCTTCGCTCCAGTGCAGTTAGTCGTTTCCTTCAGAAACTACCCCCGTCCCATTTAACGACTCCCTAATGCATAATTCCCGTAAGCATCAATTTGCTTCCAATAGTCGTCATGCGAAACGTTTCCGTCCTTCCAGTCCGCTGGAATCCAATCTCGAAACCTCGGCTTGGTTGCACCAGAAGATATCTGATGACTGCTTGGCAATAGGCCAACCAACAATCTCCATCCTTGTTCTGGAAACTCTTTGTTAATGATTTTAACCGCGGCAACACGCAATTCGATTGCTGTTGAAGTCTGAGGGAACCATGGAAGCAGTATCGTAATCAAAGAATTTGATGGGCGATTGGTCCAGTTGCCTCCGGGGTCTTTCGTGTCAAGCTTCGCAAGAGCTAATAAAGTCTCAACAAACAAATCGTTGTTCCAAGCAAGAATTTCGAGAGCTCTAAACAAACCAGACAAGTAATTTCTGCCGGCGATTCCATCGCTTTCCTGTGAGAATAATTTGCCGAACGGATCTTCCTCATTCGCCAAACTACTTTTAACGGCCGCAAGAAAAACACTCGGAGTTGCTTCTGCCAAAAATGTAAGGAAGTTATCCATGGACGCCCATCGAATCCAATCGGCGTCTTCAAAAATCCGACGAACAGATCCGTCAATTTTGTTGTCAATATAGCCGTCAGTACAATTCGGAAAATTTTCGGGGTTTGCCCCAAGCATTGCGTAGTTTGTGGCAAGCCCATCCATAAGCTGCCTTGAATACTTTGGATTCTTACCGTAGATGTTTGCGGCAAATCTCTGGTCGGGCAACAGTTCGAAAATCGGGTTGGGTTCGGTAAATACTGTTTCGAATGCGTCGACCAATTTGTCGATCGTTTGATCGAAGATGGCTTCGGAAATTTGTGGCGACGCAAGTGTTGCATCGCTAATATTCCAAATCCCATTTCTTAAAGCTATGAGTTTTTCAGACATTAGAGGTTCTCACGCATCTTTTGAATCAAATCTTGAAATTTCTGCCCAGTTAGCATTTCAAGTATGGCTTGATCGTTCGGGTTTTTTTCGTCCCACTTCCCTGCAAGCCCGGCCGAAGCAACAACGTGGGGGTTTTTGATCTCTTTTAACGTTTTTTCATCAACCCGGGGCTTCGAAAACTCATCTGGGATTACCGCCACTTTCTTCCTAGCAAAAGCTTCCACCAGAGGCATCGAAATAGAGTCTCTAGAAATTGTACCGGCGTTCTGATTAAACGATTGGATCTCGTACAATAGTTGTGACCAAATAGAATTCGCGTTATCTTCAGCACACTGCGAGATCAAAGAATGAAGGAGTGCGAGCGAGACTCCAGCTTTTACGTCTAAATCAAAACCCAAAAGGTGAAAACACTTTAGAAATTCATGCAGCTCCCCGTCTTCGATTTCTACACCCTTGTTTGCTCGTTTGAGTTGTTTCCGAAATGCCTTTAGCTTTTGACGTTTCGCAACGTTGCTAAAGTATGCGAGTTCAACATTTCTAATAAACTCGCTGGCATCTTCAGTGTGCCTCGCCCATTCTAGGATTGTTCTCGTGTTGTCGATGTCTTTGGCACTAATAGGGCCGGTAACTAACGCGAAGTTGTCTTTCTTTGGCAAAAATTTCTTCGGGTCTCTAAAATCCGACCACGCCTGATGAATTACCTCCGCAAATGTCGTGTCGCTTTCAGAAATTGTAATTGTGTGTTTTACTTGAGCTAAAAGACGAGAGACGCTCCCAGTTTGAGTGTTCTTCGTGAATACAACAAAATCGTCGGTATTATAGCCGTTTGCTTTTGCTTGCAGCTTTATCTTGGTGATGGGATCAGTCGCCAGGCTAGGAACACACCCACCCGTGAGCATAAGTACGACAAACGAAGTCTGAACTCTAGTTTCAAAATTGACGCCTCCACCTCCCGACGAATATGGGTTCGAAAGCTCCTTGGCCAGATTATTTTTTCTTGGGACGCTTTTGCTTTGCCCCTTTCTTTTTGACAAGTTTTTTTTGGCCATGCTTATTGCTTCTGATAAATTACCTGTCGGTCAACTGATAGGTTGTTGGAGAAGTGAAGGTATGTCATTCGTCTATTAAATTTTGTGGTGGCTCATGTTTTCGAGAATGGTAAAAGACAGTTAGGAACACTCACAAAGCCATTGCCCAAGTTATAGCAGATTAGAGTTAGGTCGGTTTAGAAACGGATTTCCATGGGTTCTAGGAAACGAAAACAGAGATAGGTCCAGATAGCACTGCGTCACCTGACATGATGCTCTGTCCCTATGCTCCACTGACGAGGAGCTAATCAAGTGTGAGACAATTGCACTTACGACGCGGATAGCCCAGTTTCAGCAACGGCTACGTGACCGTCAAGCGTGAAGAAGTTGCCTCTACGATGATATCCTTTCCACCTACGATTTCTCCAAAACAGTCTTGCTCCAGAGACCCCATCGGGTATGTCGATGGGGCAAGCACTTACGCCAGTTACTTACCGGATATCGGGGGTTAGAGTTTCCGACTCATCACAAATCGAAGCTGTGTTTAAATTGCGTCCTTTGGTATGCTCTTCTCGTCCCTATGCTCCTTGCACATGCGTCTGAGTAAATGCTTCAACCGCTCGGCAATTCCAAAATGAACACCGCGCCGGTTGAGCAGTCTTTGTCAAACAGTCGTCCAGCGATTGACTTGGCCATTCGATCGCACAGGGCCAAGCCAAGACCTACACCCGCAACCGCATTAGCCTTGGCGGTACGCGATTGGTGAAACGGCTCGTACAGACGTTTACGATCGACCGACGTGATTCCTGGGCCAAAATCTTGTACGCGGAATTGGATTCGATTCGCTGCTGGCCCAACAGAAAGAATGATGCGATTGTCCGCCGACGATTGAGCGTATTTACAAGCGTTGTCTACAAGGTTGAAGAGAATCTGTTCAATGACAGCAGGTTGAGTTGACAGGGGCACGATGGCAACCGACGGAGGAACTTCGATCACCAATCGCATTTGACTGTCGTCTGCTCGCTCCATCAAACGACAGGAAAAGCGGCTTATTAATCCTTCTACCGTTACGGTCTCGCTATGAATTCTCGCAGAACTTCGCTCCAGTTTCGCAAACAGCAGGACATTTTCGACTAAATGCGACAACCGATCTGCTTGAACCTTTAGCGTGTTGGCATACTGTTTTGACTTTTCTGGTGGTACCATTCCATCGGCCAACATTTCGGAATACATACGAAATGTGGTCAGAGGGGTGCGCAGTTCATGCGTCACCGCGGACACGAACGCCGCTCGCCGTTCACTCAATCGCAATACTCCACGCAGCAGCAATGCCGATGCGAGTGCGGCGAGACCCAAGCAGCACCAAGCGGCCAAAAGGGATATCGAAAAGGCTGAGCTTCTAGCGGTAGCTGGCAAATCCATTGCAAGGCGGGCCAACATCGCTGGCCGGTCGATTACGAGTTGGACGGGGATGGTCGTCAGTGCCGTGCCGATCTTCAGTTGCGTATTGGGCGTTATCGCTTCAAACTGTACATTCGGCAATAACTCCGCGACTTCGTTTTGCAGTTCATGTTCGATTTCCTGCCAATTCAACCAACAACACTGGAACACCATTCCGTTTTCGTCGTCGACTCGACGAACAAAGATTAACTTGCCATTCATCCAAGTGGGTTGCATCGGGACTGCTTGCAACGCATTCGATTTTGTCGGCAAGGGGGTATTGTTTTCCGTCATTTGAAGGCCGTAGCTCAGACTGTTGTTTAACAAACTTTGCTGCGTCAACTCCAACGTCGAAAGACGACGTTGACTATAGTCTTCATTGACACGTTTTGTACCGCGTGAAAGCTGTGCGTCAATTTTGTTGTCGTAGTTCAATGGTGGAGCCGAAGTTGCCAGTGAGTTGTTCGGTTCGGCATGGTCCATCTCAGTGCTCTGACGCAATAGCGTTTGGTAGTCAAAGGCCTGGTCCGCGAGTTGGATCTGCGATAGGGTTTGCTGACGCATCGAGTCAGGAGAGGAAATGTTGTTTTGGGCGTCAATCTGGAATCGCAGCAACACCAAGTTTGCGGAAGGAGAATGGATCTCCGAGGGGAACCGGTAGAAGTACGGTGGTCGAGCTGCTTCATGAATGACCAATGGCAACATTTTCAAATCCATGCGGTACAACGCGCTGCTGATTCGCTCTTGCAGTTCTGCTTCGCGGCGTGCCATTTCGGTTTCTGCTCTGTCAGATTCACGAAGGCCATCAAGGCGAATGGTCTTCAAGCTGAGCCAAGACATGGCGATGACAATCGCCAGCAGGCAAACGCAAAACAGCGTCCAGATTTGCCAGGGCTTTTTCACTGTTTGGCCTCGAGCGAATGGGCTGTCCACATGTAGCCTGTTCCACGAACGGTCAAGATGATCGATGGTGGATCCGTATTGTCGCGCAACTTTTCTCGCAAGCGTGCGATGTGCATATCAATCGTGCGAGTGCTGATCCCTTTTGGTGTTAATTGCCAAACATTGGTCAGCAACTCATCTCGTGAAATCGCTCTGCCAAGATTTGCAACGAGGTATTTTAGTAGAAGAGTTTCTCTCTCGGACAGTTCCGATCGCATCCCATCGCGATAACGAAGCTCTCGCCTGTCGAAATCGATCACTCCATGTGCAAAGTGAATGGGGGCAAGTTTAGACATTTCGGTCGAGCGGCGCAGGACCGCTTCCACACGCGCGACCAACTCTTTTATGCTGAATGGTTTCACGACGTAATCATCGGCTCCTTCGCGAAGCCCCTGCACACGATCGGCCTCCTCACCTTTCGCCGTCAGAACGATCACTGGCTTTGCAAGCCGCAGCTTACGAACGGAACGCAAAATTTCCATTCCTGACAATCCTGGCAAACCGAGATCCAATAGAAGCAAGTCGTAGGTGCATTGAATCGCTTGCTGTTTACCGCTCGGACCGTCACCTGACTCGATGGTATTGTAACCACTGAACTGCAACGCATCGACGATTCCGCAACGGATCGCGGAATCGTCTTCGATGGTCAGAATAGTCAATCGTTCCGTCATCAATATCGCAGGTAGTATTCGTAATCGACCGTTGGTTTGAAAGACTCGCCCGGTAGGATCGTCTCGGTCCAGCGGATCACACTGCTGTTGTTGATCGGGTCGCCTCGTTGTTCATGCCAATCCTCTGCGTGGTAAGCTTCTAGCACTACCTTCCCATTATCGGATAGCTTCGTCGCTTTTCCGCCAAATCGCAACTGGACGGCCAACGTCACGGGCTCCTTCTTTTGGTTGGTCAACTCCGCTTCGATCTTTCCAGTGACACGAGCATAATCGTGCCCTCGCCATGAAAGTACTTTTAACTCACGCCCCGTTTCAGTGTCCTCTGCTTTGCCACGCAGGTCAACGGAGACCGTCACCGGAACTCGGCACGAGCTTCCCGGCGAAGTGTAGGTAAGCAATTCTTGAGCTAGTGGCTGCATCTCATCAACGATCATCGCGGCACCGGTCGTCCAGGGGACATTGGAGTTGTTGACTAGTTCCACTTGGCGCCAAACCCTTGCCTCGCTAAGTCGCAATGGTGAAGGTGAATCAACAGTGGAGGCAACAAAATTTTCCGAATGAGTCATTTGGATATCCCAAGTGTAGATATCGCGATAGGCGATGTCCGTATGCAAGATTGGCACGATTGCCCGCTCGCCACGTCTAAGCGTCATCGGGGCGAGTTGATAGACGAACATGTCATTGCCGCCCTTGCCGTTCAACTCATCGGGCAAATCGATCGCAGTTGTTTCATCTTGCGTGGCTGGACGACTTCGGAAATCAGAAATCTGTTGAGTAAAAACTGCGTTGGACATCAAATGATTGCCCCTTCCCATGATGCTTGGTGCGGCTTGTGCAAGTGAATTCCGCAGCGTCGCTTCGAGCACGATCGGCGAGGGAATCGTGCGAAAGCGAAAATTTGGTACGCCAACAACGACATGAAAAGGAACGTTGGTAAAGTCTTCGGCCTCATTTAAAATTTCACCTTGCATTATCATTTCCGCTTTTTGTTGCTGGCTAGCTTGTTTTTCGGGCGACGGGTCCTTTCCAGGAGCAAGGGCTTGACCGGTCAGGTTGATGCGATAAGTCGGAATCCAGCGGACATCGGGTCGAAAGTACATCAAGTTAACATTGACTTCCGCATTGGCTTGAGCGAATTTCATCGTCAATCGCTTGTGTCGTGATTTTGTGATCATCGTCTTCTCGATCAAACTGTTCATGTTTTCGATCGTTAGATTGCGTACCATGTCGGCGCGAATCATCATGTCGCCCGATTGAGTCCGAAGCAAAAAGTACTCTCCTCCAACGTCACTGATCGAGGTCGTTGCGGTTCGTGAGCCAAGTGATCGTGTGGACTGGGAAGCGGATAACTGGGAAGACAACCGCATCGAGTCACTTGGGTCGTTAAAGTTGGCTGCGGACAAGTTGTTAGCCAACTCGTCATTCGACAGAATTTTCAGGAGCCTTCCTTCTATTCGTTCCTGATCGACCTCTAGCGAACAAGCTTTACCCAAGTTCGACTTGACAACCTCCATAATGTTCGTGCAATTCAACTCCCGAGCCATTGTTGATTCGGTGTCGACCCACCCTGCAACAAGCGACTGGATCGTTCCCTTTTCCGGTACAGCCCAAAAGGATCCAAGTACGGCAGCATCGGGAACATCATCCGTATAAGCGACACCGTCTGCGTCGGTCGTTGCCTTGCCTTGCTTGACAACCAAACAGTAACCATCCTTGAAAACCACCACTCGCTCCGTTTTCAAATCCAAGCGAGATGCAACCGTCAAGTTGCTCGGCGAGTCCCCAGCCACTCCAATGTTTGGGAGGGTACAAAATTGCGAGATTGTGATTATGAGTGCAACCAGTCTGGCGTTTTTTGCCCAGAGCCAGATTGGAGTAACGAGCATGGCCATAGCTTGCGTCCTAGTTGAAATTGGGAAGCTGCGAATTGATGAAACGACGCATTCATCCTATAGCAAGAAGGCGATCCGAAGCGTAACAAGTTTGTAACAGCGACTAGAGCATTTTGCAAAAAGCCGTAGGCTGCGTGTTTCGTGGCTGTGGCTTCCAGCCGCAGCGTTCTTCTGAACTGGGGCTGGAAGCCCCAGCCACGTCAAAAATCAAAATGCTCTAGCCGCAGGCGAGCGAAACGCCACCTACAGACGGCTTTTCAATATCCGCTGCTTGTCGGGCGGTCTTGCACCGCGATTGCTGGCAAGCCCAGTTTGGATCGGCATTCGTCCAGCATCATTTTGGTTTGGCTCGCACCCACGCGACTGACCCCAATTTCGCGGACCTTTAACATGGTTGCATAATCACGGATCCCGCCTGCGGCTTTGACCTCCACATGATTTGGCGAGTACTTTCGCATCAAAACCAAATCCTCGATCGTAGCACCGCTGGTCCCAAATCCGGTCGATGTTTTGACCCAATCCGCACTGAGCTCGCCACAAATTTCACAGAGCCGGATTTTGTGTTCCTCTTGCAAAAAACAGTTTTCGAAAATCACTTTCACTTTTTGCTGCTCTGCGTGAGCCAGCTCAATGACCGCTGCGATGTCTTGACGCACGTAGTCCCAATCTTCGCTTAGAACCTTCGAGATATTGACGACCATGTCGAGTTCTTCACATCCATCGGCAATCGCCTGTTCCGCTTCGGTTCGTTTGGTGGATGTCATGTTGCCACCGTGTGGAAATCCGATCGTCGTGGATGTTTTCACAGTGCTTCCCGAGAGCAGTTCGGCACACCGTTTGACGGCATACGGCATGATGCAAACACTGGCAACATCATACGCTCGGGCCAAAGCAACGCCTGCCTCTAAGTCCGAGGTCGTCAAAGTGGGAGCCAATAGTGCATGGTCGATCATTTTGGAAATGTCGAGATAGGTAAATTCCGAGGCCATTGTTTACTCGAGAGTTTGAAGGGGTCATCGCACGGATTTCGATTCGGTTGATTCAAGATCTAACAGAAACCGCTTCGTTTGCAAACCGCCGGGGGCACTAAAACCGCACAGCCGTCCGTTGCCTGCGACAACGCGGTGGCATGGAATCACGATTGGAACTCGATTGCGAGCCATTGCGGAACCGACCGCTCGACTGGCTCCCTCGCTACCCGAACGCCGAGCAAGTTCTTTGTAAGAGAGGGTTGTTCCGACAGGTATTTCGCGGCATTTCTCGTAGACGACGGTGGAAAACGGTGTCCAACCCGTCGAGTCGATTACGATTGGATCGAAGTTCGCTTCACCCGTTTTGAAGTACAACGCAAGTTGCTTATCAAGCAAGTCGCTTTGTCGCCGGGCAATCCAATTGGCGGTTGTCGATTCGGATACGAAGCCACCATCCTCTCGCCAATGCAACCGGTACAATCCGTTTTTGGTCCAATGTGTCCAGATCGTGCCAAGCGGGCA is part of the Novipirellula aureliae genome and harbors:
- a CDS encoding response regulator transcription factor — protein: MTERLTILTIEDDSAIRCGIVDALQFSGYNTIESGDGPSGKQQAIQCTYDLLLLDLGLPGLSGMEILRSVRKLRLAKPVIVLTAKGEEADRVQGLREGADDYVVKPFSIKELVARVEAVLRRSTEMSKLAPIHFAHGVIDFDRRELRYRDGMRSELSERETLLLKYLVANLGRAISRDELLTNVWQLTPKGISTRTIDMHIARLREKLRDNTDPPSIILTVRGTGYMWTAHSLEAKQ
- a CDS encoding methylated-DNA--[protein]-cysteine S-methyltransferase, producing MKQTTHRRTTSELDICLRREHDCPLGTIWTHWTKNGLYRLHWREDGGFVSESTTANWIARRQSDLLDKQLALYFKTGEANFDPIVIDSTGWTPFSTVVYEKCREIPVGTTLSYKELARRSGSEGASRAVGSAMARNRVPIVIPCHRVVAGNGRLCGFSAPGGLQTKRFLLDLESTESKSVR
- the deoC gene encoding deoxyribose-phosphate aldolase; protein product: MASEFTYLDISKMIDHALLAPTLTTSDLEAGVALARAYDVASVCIMPYAVKRCAELLSGSTVKTSTTIGFPHGGNMTSTKRTEAEQAIADGCEELDMVVNISKVLSEDWDYVRQDIAAVIELAHAEQQKVKVIFENCFLQEEHKIRLCEICGELSADWVKTSTGFGTSGATIEDLVLMRKYSPNHVEVKAAGGIRDYATMLKVREIGVSRVGASQTKMMLDECRSKLGLPAIAVQDRPTSSGY
- a CDS encoding sensor histidine kinase, with the protein product MKKPWQIWTLFCVCLLAIVIAMSWLSLKTIRLDGLRESDRAETEMARREAELQERISSALYRMDLKMLPLVIHEAARPPYFYRFPSEIHSPSANLVLLRFQIDAQNNISSPDSMRQQTLSQIQLADQAFDYQTLLRQSTEMDHAEPNNSLATSAPPLNYDNKIDAQLSRGTKRVNEDYSQRRLSTLELTQQSLLNNSLSYGLQMTENNTPLPTKSNALQAVPMQPTWMNGKLIFVRRVDDENGMVFQCCWLNWQEIEHELQNEVAELLPNVQFEAITPNTQLKIGTALTTIPVQLVIDRPAMLARLAMDLPATARSSAFSISLLAAWCCLGLAALASALLLRGVLRLSERRAAFVSAVTHELRTPLTTFRMYSEMLADGMVPPEKSKQYANTLKVQADRLSHLVENVLLFAKLERSSARIHSETVTVEGLISRFSCRLMERADDSQMRLVIEVPPSVAIVPLSTQPAVIEQILFNLVDNACKYAQSSADNRIILSVGPAANRIQFRVQDFGPGITSVDRKRLYEPFHQSRTAKANAVAGVGLGLALCDRMAKSIAGRLFDKDCSTGAVFILELPSG
- a CDS encoding DUF4139 domain-containing protein — its product is MTVASRLDLKTERVVVFKDGYCLVVKQGKATTDADGVAYTDDVPDAAVLGSFWAVPEKGTIQSLVAGWVDTESTMARELNCTNIMEVVKSNLGKACSLEVDQERIEGRLLKILSNDELANNLSAANFNDPSDSMRLSSQLSASQSTRSLGSRTATTSISDVGGEYFLLRTQSGDMMIRADMVRNLTIENMNSLIEKTMITKSRHKRLTMKFAQANAEVNVNLMYFRPDVRWIPTYRINLTGQALAPGKDPSPEKQASQQQKAEMIMQGEILNEAEDFTNVPFHVVVGVPNFRFRTIPSPIVLEATLRNSLAQAAPSIMGRGNHLMSNAVFTQQISDFRSRPATQDETTAIDLPDELNGKGGNDMFVYQLAPMTLRRGERAIVPILHTDIAYRDIYTWDIQMTHSENFVASTVDSPSPLRLSEARVWRQVELVNNSNVPWTTGAAMIVDEMQPLAQELLTYTSPGSSCRVPVTVSVDLRGKAEDTETGRELKVLSWRGHDYARVTGKIEAELTNQKKEPVTLAVQLRFGGKATKLSDNGKVVLEAYHAEDWHEQRGDPINNSSVIRWTETILPGESFKPTVDYEYYLRY
- a CDS encoding PD-(D/E)XK nuclease family transposase; amino-acid sequence: MPLRIKPTVDFAFKKIFGSPENDIALIGLLNAILDFERPIEAVEILNPFSYQEFSD